A portion of the Rhodopseudomonas sp. BAL398 genome contains these proteins:
- a CDS encoding amidohydrolase family protein yields the protein MIIDCHAHLVPPSLLEAIRAQAKDFPSVRLIEDGASLGFSFAGGKPTRPVSKPLSDIAGRLKWMDEQKIERQVVAGWLDMYANDIPAEEGAAWSRLINAHLMQAAKAEPRFVPLATVPMQDGKLAAEVLREAHAAGFKGVMIGTQPKGKGGVLDDPSLDPFWEAANELGSIVTPHPVFESGDDRVHDYGMANAVGRVTDTLIAMSRLIYSGHITRYSNIKVLALIGGAALPFIVGRLRTNYMLDKKLGDPDAALAAMYYDTIVQDPRTLRFLADMVGADRLMMGSDMPFPIGDLAPLKIVADTPFSDAERASINGGLAQRLFGL from the coding sequence GTGATCATCGACTGCCACGCTCACCTCGTTCCACCGAGCCTGCTCGAAGCCATCCGCGCGCAAGCCAAGGACTTTCCGTCGGTTCGCCTGATCGAGGACGGCGCCAGCCTCGGCTTCTCCTTCGCCGGCGGCAAGCCGACCCGGCCGGTGTCGAAGCCGCTGAGCGATATTGCCGGCCGCCTGAAATGGATGGACGAGCAGAAGATCGAGCGCCAGGTCGTCGCCGGGTGGCTCGACATGTACGCCAACGACATTCCGGCTGAAGAAGGCGCGGCGTGGTCGCGCCTGATCAATGCGCATTTGATGCAGGCCGCCAAGGCCGAGCCGCGCTTCGTTCCGCTGGCCACCGTGCCGATGCAGGATGGCAAGCTCGCCGCCGAAGTGCTGCGCGAGGCCCATGCCGCCGGCTTCAAGGGCGTCATGATCGGTACCCAGCCGAAGGGCAAGGGCGGCGTGCTCGACGACCCCAGCCTCGATCCGTTCTGGGAGGCCGCCAACGAACTCGGCTCCATCGTCACCCCGCATCCGGTGTTCGAGAGCGGCGACGATCGCGTCCATGACTACGGCATGGCCAATGCGGTCGGTCGCGTCACCGACACGCTGATCGCGATGTCGCGCCTGATCTATTCCGGCCACATCACGCGCTATTCCAACATCAAGGTGCTGGCCCTGATCGGCGGCGCGGCGCTGCCATTCATCGTCGGCCGGCTGCGCACCAACTACATGCTCGACAAGAAGCTCGGCGATCCCGACGCCGCGCTGGCGGCGATGTATTACGACACCATCGTGCAGGATCCGCGCACACTGCGCTTTCTCGCCGACATGGTCGGCGCCGACCGTCTCATGATGGGCTCGGACATGCCATTCCCGATCGGCGATTTGGCGCCGCTGAAGATCGTCGCCGACACACCATTCTCCGACGCCGAGCGTGCCTCCATCAATGGCGGTCTGGCTCAACGTCTGTTCGGACTTTGA
- a CDS encoding SRPBCC family protein, with product MKLDIGGSETIQASVEALWVALNDPIVLTRCIPGCKSMTELATDNYKVDMQLRVAAVGGSFEGEIALFDKEEPKTCSIKVSGAGTLGHGSGTARFEITPEGPGVSKLTYQGVGEIGGLVAGVGQRILASVSKHLVGKFFTTLRKEFDVQAQGAAE from the coding sequence ATGAAGCTTGATATCGGCGGTTCCGAAACCATCCAGGCCTCGGTCGAGGCGCTGTGGGTCGCGCTCAACGATCCGATCGTGCTGACACGCTGCATTCCCGGCTGCAAGAGCATGACCGAGCTCGCAACCGACAACTACAAGGTCGACATGCAGCTGCGGGTCGCCGCGGTCGGTGGCTCGTTCGAGGGCGAGATTGCGCTGTTCGACAAGGAGGAGCCGAAGACCTGCAGCATCAAGGTCTCCGGCGCCGGCACGCTCGGCCACGGCAGCGGCACCGCGCGCTTCGAGATCACGCCGGAAGGGCCCGGCGTCTCGAAGCTGACCTACCAGGGCGTCGGCGAAATCGGCGGATTGGTCGCCGGGGTCGGCCAGCGCATTCTCGCCAGCGTCTCGAAACATCTGGTCGGGAAATTCTTCACCACGCTGCGCAAGGAATTCGATGTGCAGGCGCAAGGCGCGGCCGAATAG
- the pcaD gene encoding 3-oxoadipate enol-lactonase translates to MDVAVGDLRMIEVEPGVRLAVVVSGALDKPAIVLSNSLAASFGMWDEVAALLAPDACVIRYDARGHGRSDVPDSGYTIEALGGDVIAILDALQLPQAVICGISLGGLTAMWLGIHAPDRVAGLVLANTAADFPPATMWHERAATARASGVAGFVEPSLQRWVTSRYRASHDARVAELAAMISNTSPAGYAGCCEVLATTNVLPDLSRISCPVMVIAGSEDPSTPPARADEIAAAIPQAKSVTLDAAHISCVEAPEAFAESVRDVLKRHQ, encoded by the coding sequence ATGGATGTTGCGGTGGGCGACCTGCGTATGATCGAAGTCGAGCCGGGCGTCCGGCTCGCCGTTGTGGTGTCCGGGGCCCTCGACAAGCCGGCTATTGTGCTCAGCAATTCGCTGGCCGCCTCGTTCGGCATGTGGGACGAGGTTGCCGCCCTGCTGGCGCCCGACGCCTGTGTGATCCGATACGACGCCCGCGGTCACGGCCGGTCAGATGTCCCCGACAGCGGCTATACGATCGAAGCCCTTGGCGGCGACGTCATTGCCATTCTGGATGCCCTGCAACTGCCGCAGGCGGTGATTTGCGGCATTTCGCTGGGCGGCCTGACGGCGATGTGGCTCGGCATCCATGCGCCGGATCGCGTCGCCGGGCTGGTGCTCGCCAACACCGCGGCCGATTTCCCGCCCGCGACGATGTGGCACGAGCGGGCCGCGACGGCACGTGCGAGCGGCGTCGCCGGATTCGTCGAGCCGTCTTTGCAGCGCTGGGTCACGTCCCGTTATCGGGCGTCGCATGATGCGCGCGTCGCCGAGCTCGCGGCCATGATCTCGAACACATCGCCCGCCGGATATGCCGGCTGTTGCGAAGTTCTGGCGACGACCAATGTGCTGCCGGATCTGTCGCGGATTTCCTGCCCGGTTATGGTGATCGCAGGGAGCGAGGACCCATCGACCCCGCCTGCGCGGGCCGACGAGATCGCCGCCGCGATCCCGCAGGCCAAATCCGTCACGCTCGACGCCGCGCACATCTCTTGCGTGGAAGCCCCCGAGGCCTTTGCGGAATCCGTCCGCGACGTTCTGAAGCGCCACCAATAA
- a CDS encoding ABC transporter substrate-binding protein: MIRHKLLGSLAGLSLLLGGAAPLHAQTPADLSIVVFGAPSLGAFLPPIIRAQKLDEKNGLRIKFEERTPDAYTAQFNSGEFQLGGSAALLTVGLADTRGVKVTYLFNLFDYWGAVVTSRPEIKTLKDLEGKDLAAAKGTTNYVMFEWFARQAGVDPSTFSVVNTATPGLIGYALADRATAVQLWEPAYTRLRTKRPSIQTIDLGIAASWKKFSGSSNIPYLGVAAHTAWAEKNPDLVKKLYATYKEAADWVAAHPDDAAKLIASKGTPEDQKAISELIRSNERLGMNVKWASDVEKEIKSVYQAGKSSSFLNAEPNAATIYKRPGQ, encoded by the coding sequence ATGATCCGTCACAAACTACTGGGAAGCCTCGCCGGCCTTTCTTTGCTGCTTGGCGGCGCCGCGCCGCTTCACGCCCAGACTCCCGCCGATCTGTCCATCGTCGTGTTCGGCGCGCCGTCGTTGGGCGCATTCCTGCCCCCGATCATCCGGGCGCAGAAGCTGGACGAGAAAAACGGATTGCGGATCAAGTTCGAGGAGCGAACGCCCGATGCCTACACCGCGCAATTCAATTCCGGCGAGTTTCAGCTCGGCGGCAGCGCGGCGCTACTGACGGTCGGCCTGGCCGACACCCGCGGCGTCAAGGTGACCTATCTGTTCAATCTGTTCGATTACTGGGGCGCGGTGGTGACCTCGCGGCCCGAGATCAAGACCTTGAAGGACCTCGAGGGCAAGGATCTGGCGGCCGCGAAGGGCACGACCAACTACGTGATGTTTGAATGGTTTGCGCGTCAGGCCGGCGTCGACCCCTCGACGTTCTCGGTGGTCAATACCGCCACGCCCGGCCTGATCGGCTATGCGCTGGCCGACCGGGCCACCGCCGTTCAGCTCTGGGAGCCGGCCTATACGCGGTTGCGCACGAAGAGGCCGAGCATTCAGACGATCGACCTTGGCATTGCTGCGAGCTGGAAGAAATTCAGCGGCAGCAGCAACATCCCCTATCTCGGCGTCGCGGCGCACACCGCCTGGGCGGAGAAGAACCCGGACTTGGTGAAGAAGCTTTACGCTACCTACAAGGAAGCGGCTGACTGGGTTGCGGCTCATCCCGACGATGCAGCAAAGCTGATCGCCAGCAAGGGCACACCCGAAGACCAGAAGGCGATCAGCGAATTGATCCGCTCGAACGAGCGACTCGGCATGAACGTCAAATGGGCTTCCGACGTCGAGAAGGAAATCAAGTCGGTCTACCAGGCCGGCAAGTCGAGCTCCTTCTTGAATGCAGAACCCAACGCGGCGACCATCTACAAAAGGCCGGGACAGTGA
- a CDS encoding ABC transporter permease — protein sequence MSGRVIETVDTPLSTHLLTAAKRVGTSLLPFAVVIALWQFASLFFPSFLFPSLVTVFWRCLKILTDGALFIDVAATVLRILAGLTGAFLIGGILALLMARSQAVDKFLSPILTLFQGIPALSWVVFAIIWFHGVEFRIFFIMVMTTLPAFAFQILGALRAMSKDLMEMVFSFRPTRMKLFRVMIAPAILPEILTSWKVNLGNASRVVVVAELVGATGGVGYQLLQQQQMFDMAGALAWTLQLVFFVLLVQAALTLIEKTAFRYRAVSERAI from the coding sequence GTGAGCGGGCGCGTAATCGAGACCGTGGACACGCCGCTGTCGACCCACTTGTTGACGGCGGCGAAGCGGGTAGGCACGTCGTTGCTGCCATTCGCGGTTGTCATCGCGCTTTGGCAGTTCGCTTCGCTGTTCTTTCCGAGCTTCTTGTTCCCATCGCTGGTCACGGTGTTCTGGCGTTGCCTCAAGATCTTGACCGACGGCGCCTTGTTCATCGACGTGGCTGCGACGGTGCTGCGAATTCTCGCTGGGCTTACCGGCGCATTCTTGATCGGCGGCATCCTGGCTCTGCTGATGGCGCGCTCGCAGGCGGTCGACAAGTTCCTGTCGCCGATCCTGACCCTGTTCCAGGGCATACCGGCGCTGTCCTGGGTGGTGTTCGCCATCATCTGGTTTCACGGCGTTGAATTCCGGATCTTCTTTATCATGGTGATGACGACGCTGCCGGCCTTCGCCTTTCAGATTCTCGGCGCGCTGCGGGCGATGTCGAAGGACCTGATGGAAATGGTGTTCAGCTTCCGGCCGACCAGGATGAAGCTGTTCCGCGTCATGATCGCGCCGGCGATCCTTCCGGAAATCCTCACCTCGTGGAAGGTCAATTTGGGCAATGCGTCCCGCGTCGTCGTCGTCGCGGAGTTGGTCGGCGCCACCGGCGGCGTCGGCTATCAACTGCTGCAGCAGCAGCAGATGTTCGACATGGCAGGCGCGCTAGCCTGGACCCTGCAGCTGGTCTTCTTCGTTCTGCTGGTGCAGGCGGCGCTGACCCTGATCGAAAAGACGGCATTCCGTTATCGTGCCGTTTCGGAGCGTGCAATATGA
- a CDS encoding ABC transporter ATP-binding protein, whose protein sequence is MNIIADVTTAPAIHLGEVSKVFGVEGSKGSYRAVDRLNLDIGTGEMLAILGKTGCGKSTIFNMIAGLTEPTSGIVRVSGRNPFSDFDSFRGIISIVFQNDRLLPWRTAIQNVELGLEMLDTPVAQRREAAQHWLTKLGLGGHENDYPHALSGGMRQRVSIARAFATNASILLCDEPFSALDEITAGRLREEFVKLVKENGKTAVFITHNIGEALEIGDRIVVLKRPAMIAYDVRFTAATGAEERDQIRARIGEVLSG, encoded by the coding sequence ATGAATATAATCGCTGATGTCACGACCGCCCCGGCGATTCACCTGGGCGAGGTCTCCAAGGTGTTCGGCGTCGAGGGCAGCAAAGGGTCATACCGCGCCGTCGATCGCCTCAACCTTGATATTGGGACCGGCGAGATGCTGGCAATCCTGGGCAAGACCGGTTGCGGCAAATCGACCATCTTCAACATGATTGCCGGCCTGACCGAGCCGACAAGCGGAATCGTGCGCGTGAGTGGACGCAATCCGTTTTCCGATTTCGATTCGTTTCGCGGCATCATCTCGATCGTGTTTCAGAACGACCGCCTGCTGCCATGGCGGACGGCGATCCAGAACGTCGAACTCGGGCTGGAGATGCTCGATACGCCGGTCGCGCAACGCCGCGAGGCGGCGCAACATTGGCTGACCAAGCTCGGGCTCGGCGGCCACGAGAACGATTATCCGCACGCGCTCTCCGGCGGCATGCGCCAGCGCGTCTCGATCGCGCGCGCCTTTGCCACCAATGCCAGCATCCTGCTGTGCGACGAGCCCTTCTCGGCTCTCGACGAGATCACCGCGGGCCGGCTGCGCGAGGAATTCGTCAAGCTGGTCAAGGAGAACGGCAAGACCGCGGTGTTCATTACCCACAATATCGGCGAGGCGCTCGAGATCGGCGATCGGATCGTCGTGCTGAAGCGGCCGGCGATGATCGCCTACGACGTTCGCTTCACGGCCGCGACCGGCGCCGAAGAGCGAGACCAGATCCGTGCGCGGATCGGAGAAGTCCTCTCAGGTTAG
- a CDS encoding MarR family winged helix-turn-helix transcriptional regulator gives MPRKNVHNTRTQGVRMMFGALVDLVGVMNRPQRDARMIQEAGIMLDRALFPLLVGISRVGPINVSELADRVGRDYTTVSRQIAKLESLGLIERRQGTTDKRVTEALITAEGQKMAAAIDAARDRLLGLMLADWSTEDIQTLAPLMRRLADSALATDTPQREGGEQARPSAGRR, from the coding sequence ATGCCAAGAAAGAATGTGCATAATACACGCACTCAAGGTGTCAGGATGATGTTCGGAGCGCTGGTTGATCTCGTCGGCGTGATGAATCGGCCGCAACGGGACGCGCGGATGATCCAAGAGGCGGGGATCATGCTCGATCGAGCACTATTCCCCCTGCTGGTCGGTATCAGTCGGGTCGGGCCGATCAACGTCAGCGAGCTCGCCGACCGCGTGGGTCGGGATTACACGACGGTGAGCCGGCAGATTGCCAAATTGGAGAGTCTCGGCCTGATCGAGCGGCGGCAGGGCACTACCGACAAGCGCGTGACCGAAGCGTTGATCACGGCGGAAGGCCAGAAGATGGCTGCCGCGATCGATGCGGCACGCGATCGCCTCCTGGGTCTTATGCTGGCGGACTGGAGCACCGAAGATATTCAAACGCTGGCGCCCCTCATGCGGCGGTTGGCAGATAGCGCCCTTGCGACGGATACGCCGCAGCGCGAGGGAGGCGAGCAAGCTCGGCCAAGTGCGGGGCGCCGTTAA
- a CDS encoding transposase, which produces MRHSQHTDTEILYLLHEADAGIPILEICRTAHISERTFYRWRKRYGSLTPPALLAMKELQTENRRLRNLVDRLSERPNQIPNNASLAPPRGPLRPDCGFGQQRSSANASEPIRGASLGRFAFVRGTR; this is translated from the coding sequence ATGCGTCACTCTCAGCACACCGACACCGAGATTTTATATCTCCTGCACGAGGCCGATGCGGGCATCCCCATTCTGGAGATTTGCCGGACGGCTCATATTTCCGAACGCACCTTCTATCGCTGGCGCAAGCGCTACGGCAGCCTGACGCCGCCCGCTTTGCTGGCGATGAAAGAGTTGCAGACCGAGAACCGGCGCTTGAGAAACCTCGTCGACCGGCTTTCCGAGCGCCCGAACCAGATCCCCAACAACGCATCGCTCGCGCCACCGCGAGGTCCGCTTCGACCCGACTGCGGATTTGGCCAGCAACGTTCGTCGGCCAACGCCTCGGAGCCGATTCGTGGCGCATCGCTCGGCCGCTTCGCCTTCGTCCGCGGCACGCGCTAA
- a CDS encoding transporter substrate-binding protein, with protein MSNFTRRSFLQTTGLAAAALASPAIIRPAHAAGGTVKLGCLFSSSGTMANIEGRLNHVVKMAADEINAKGGVNGRTLEVAVSDPASDWPLYAQIGKQMLEQDKVAALFGCWTSVSRKTVLPVVEQANGLLFYPLHFEGDENSKNIVYVNSPPASSVLPAVDYLMGDEGVSAKRFFMIGSDYVWPRTINKQLKGYWKSKGIPETAWKEQYVPLGFSNFQTIVNQIRAFADQGGGKPIVVLTVVGSSIPDFLREFANQGIKATDIPVLGLDMVEADLEGLNTEPLVGHLNCWAYLQNAKGEKNVAFLKQWADYVKANNVPFKGDVAIDPMVSAYDSVHLWAMAAKKANSFDVNEVRKAFPGLSFDGPSGYTLKMTAENNYVSRGVFIGSVNEKQGFDVLWQSKDAPKPVPFSPYS; from the coding sequence ATGAGCAACTTTACACGGCGTTCGTTTCTTCAGACAACCGGGCTCGCGGCCGCGGCATTGGCATCGCCTGCGATCATCCGCCCGGCCCATGCGGCGGGCGGCACCGTTAAACTCGGCTGCCTGTTTTCGTCATCGGGCACCATGGCCAATATCGAGGGCCGCCTCAATCACGTGGTCAAGATGGCCGCTGATGAAATCAATGCCAAGGGCGGCGTCAACGGCCGCACCCTCGAGGTTGCGGTGTCCGATCCGGCGTCGGATTGGCCGCTCTACGCCCAGATCGGCAAGCAGATGCTGGAGCAGGACAAGGTTGCCGCGCTGTTCGGCTGCTGGACCTCGGTGTCCCGCAAAACAGTGCTGCCGGTGGTCGAACAGGCCAACGGTTTGCTGTTCTATCCCTTGCATTTCGAAGGCGACGAAAATTCCAAGAACATCGTCTATGTCAATTCGCCACCTGCCAGTTCGGTGCTTCCGGCGGTCGATTATCTGATGGGAGACGAGGGCGTCAGCGCCAAACGCTTCTTCATGATCGGCTCGGACTATGTCTGGCCGCGTACCATCAACAAGCAGCTGAAGGGCTATTGGAAGTCGAAGGGGATTCCGGAAACCGCCTGGAAGGAACAATACGTTCCGCTCGGCTTCTCCAATTTCCAGACCATCGTCAATCAGATCCGGGCCTTCGCCGACCAGGGCGGCGGCAAGCCGATCGTGGTGCTGACGGTGGTGGGGTCGTCGATCCCCGACTTCCTGCGCGAATTCGCCAATCAGGGCATCAAGGCAACCGATATCCCGGTGCTCGGCCTCGACATGGTTGAAGCCGATCTTGAGGGCCTCAATACCGAGCCGTTGGTCGGCCACCTCAATTGCTGGGCCTATCTGCAGAATGCCAAGGGCGAAAAGAATGTCGCGTTCCTGAAGCAGTGGGCCGACTACGTGAAGGCCAACAACGTGCCGTTCAAAGGTGACGTCGCGATTGACCCGATGGTCTCGGCCTATGATTCCGTGCATCTGTGGGCGATGGCGGCGAAGAAGGCCAATTCGTTCGACGTCAACGAAGTCCGCAAGGCGTTTCCGGGTCTCAGCTTCGATGGTCCGTCCGGCTACACCTTGAAGATGACCGCGGAAAACAACTACGTCTCGCGCGGCGTGTTCATCGGGTCGGTGAACGAGAAGCAGGGATTTGACGTGTTGTGGCAATCCAAGGATGCGCCCAAGCCCGTTCCGTTCAGCCCCTATAGTTGA
- the urtB gene encoding urea ABC transporter permease subunit UrtB has protein sequence MRRFCVAVTLLVTACASSQSIAAGAQRADLLGKLCGDTASLGDAGRILTSLAADGSRDDRLWAAPIARAVIDRKLRCDASGAVLVSGEKTLDVLTQAPRMPTEPSRSPLLSLKNRGLFETAEAALALRTAPDVAGRAAALHTLERRAASLPEKLFEAAAEQESDAELKAQMIAVAQAAALNSADPLKRIAALKQISATPDRRALTKVSALLGDPAYAANPAFKRAVDDAVTTIGRGIAIGDVLATLYNGLSFASILFMAAIGLAVIFGLMGVINLAQGELIMIGAYVTWLVQEGLRHFAPMLLDYYLIIAIPVAFLVTAAIGIALEAILLRHLYRRPLMSLLATWAVSLFLINLVRVTFGTQNLNFVTPFYVTGGVPVIGDFIFTWNRMFAIVFAVVTLALTWGVMRLTPLGLNIRAVMQNRTMAGCIGIPVRRVDMLAFGLGSGLAGLAGLALSPIYSVNPQMGQNFVIDSFMVVVLGGVGTIVGTVVAALGIGQINVLIEPLWGAVAAKVIVLLMIIAFLQWRPEGLFVIKGRRK, from the coding sequence ATGCGCCGCTTCTGTGTTGCGGTGACGCTCCTCGTTACGGCCTGCGCGTCCTCGCAATCGATCGCGGCGGGGGCGCAGCGCGCCGATTTGCTCGGCAAGCTGTGCGGCGACACCGCGTCGCTCGGCGATGCCGGCCGCATCTTGACCAGCCTGGCGGCGGATGGCTCGCGGGACGATCGGCTCTGGGCGGCGCCGATCGCGCGCGCCGTGATCGATCGCAAGCTGCGCTGCGATGCTAGCGGGGCTGTGCTGGTTTCCGGCGAAAAAACGCTCGACGTGTTGACACAAGCGCCGCGAATGCCGACCGAGCCAAGTCGTTCGCCGCTGCTTAGCCTGAAGAACCGTGGCCTGTTCGAGACCGCCGAAGCGGCGCTGGCGTTGCGCACCGCGCCCGATGTGGCGGGCCGTGCTGCGGCATTGCATACGCTCGAGCGGCGGGCCGCGAGCCTTCCCGAGAAATTGTTTGAGGCTGCGGCCGAACAGGAGAGCGATGCCGAGTTGAAGGCGCAGATGATCGCGGTGGCGCAGGCTGCGGCGTTGAATTCAGCCGACCCGTTGAAGCGGATCGCGGCCCTGAAACAGATCTCGGCGACGCCGGACCGGCGGGCCCTGACCAAGGTCAGCGCGCTGCTCGGGGATCCTGCCTATGCGGCCAATCCCGCGTTCAAACGCGCCGTCGACGATGCCGTCACCACGATCGGGCGCGGCATCGCGATCGGCGATGTGTTGGCGACGTTGTATAACGGCCTCAGCTTTGCGAGCATCCTGTTCATGGCGGCGATCGGCCTGGCGGTGATCTTCGGCCTGATGGGCGTGATCAATCTGGCGCAGGGCGAGCTGATCATGATCGGCGCCTATGTCACCTGGCTGGTGCAAGAAGGCTTGCGGCATTTTGCGCCGATGCTGCTCGACTACTATCTCATCATCGCCATCCCGGTGGCCTTCCTGGTGACGGCGGCCATCGGCATCGCGCTGGAGGCGATCCTGCTGCGCCATCTCTATCGCCGGCCGTTGATGAGCCTGCTGGCGACCTGGGCGGTGAGTCTGTTCCTGATCAATCTGGTGCGGGTAACGTTCGGCACCCAGAACCTCAATTTTGTCACGCCGTTCTACGTCACCGGCGGCGTGCCGGTGATCGGCGACTTCATCTTCACCTGGAACAGGATGTTTGCGATCGTCTTTGCGGTCGTCACGCTGGCGCTGACCTGGGGTGTGATGCGGCTGACGCCGCTCGGACTTAACATCCGCGCGGTGATGCAGAACCGCACGATGGCAGGTTGCATCGGCATTCCGGTGCGTCGCGTCGACATGCTGGCGTTCGGGCTCGGCTCGGGCCTGGCGGGCCTCGCCGGCCTCGCATTATCGCCGATCTACAGCGTCAATCCGCAGATGGGGCAGAACTTTGTCATCGACAGTTTCATGGTCGTGGTGCTGGGCGGCGTCGGGACCATTGTGGGCACGGTGGTCGCGGCGCTGGGGATTGGCCAGATCAACGTGTTGATCGAGCCGCTGTGGGGCGCGGTCGCCGCCAAGGTGATCGTGTTGCTGATGATCATTGCCTTCCTGCAATGGCGGCCCGAGGGGCTGTTCGTGATCAAGGGCCGCCGCAAATGA
- the urtC gene encoding urea ABC transporter permease subunit UrtC: MKALTSDRPFLALLAVVLAVAVLLGISMVSPFGISAYLANAIGQFAAFAVLALALDLVWGYLGILSLGHGLFFGIGGYVVAMHLLKHSSEVTGKVPDFMQFMGWSTYPFYWAGLGFFPYALLFAAAVTLLISGVFGYVSFRSRVGGVYFAIITQALVYVAMLLMFRNDTGFGGNNGMTGFSVLFGWSIGSSGVVIAMAAGSVLVLAVTLLGCRMLLGSRFGMLMIATRDDEVRLRTLGYETLRLKLAVWCLSALIAALAGMLYVPQVGIVNPRLLAPELSLEIAVWVAIGGRGHLIGAVIGAVLVNALKFWLSAAAPDLWPFILSGLIVLVVLVFPNGLVDLAKWKLAWPMGAKRLASETPELR, translated from the coding sequence ATGAAGGCGCTCACCTCGGATCGTCCGTTCCTTGCTCTGCTAGCCGTCGTGCTCGCCGTGGCTGTGTTGCTCGGCATTTCGATGGTGTCGCCGTTCGGCATCTCCGCCTATTTGGCCAATGCCATCGGCCAGTTCGCGGCCTTCGCGGTTTTGGCGCTCGCGCTCGATCTGGTGTGGGGCTATCTCGGCATTCTGTCGCTGGGGCACGGGTTGTTCTTCGGCATCGGCGGCTATGTCGTCGCCATGCATCTGTTGAAGCATTCCTCCGAGGTCACCGGGAAGGTGCCGGATTTCATGCAATTCATGGGCTGGTCGACCTATCCATTCTACTGGGCCGGCCTCGGCTTCTTTCCTTACGCGTTGCTGTTCGCGGCGGCGGTGACGCTGCTGATTTCCGGCGTATTCGGTTACGTCTCGTTTCGCTCCCGGGTCGGCGGCGTGTATTTCGCGATCATCACCCAGGCGCTGGTCTATGTCGCGATGCTGCTGATGTTTCGCAACGACACCGGATTCGGCGGCAACAACGGCATGACCGGATTTTCGGTGCTGTTCGGCTGGTCGATCGGCTCCAGCGGCGTGGTCATCGCGATGGCGGCGGGGTCGGTGCTGGTGCTGGCGGTGACGCTGCTTGGCTGCCGCATGCTGCTCGGCAGCCGGTTCGGGATGTTGATGATCGCCACGCGCGACGACGAGGTGCGGCTGCGCACGCTCGGCTATGAGACATTGCGGCTGAAGCTCGCGGTGTGGTGCCTGTCGGCGCTGATCGCCGCGCTTGCCGGCATGCTCTATGTGCCGCAGGTCGGCATCGTCAATCCGCGTCTGTTGGCGCCGGAACTGTCGCTTGAGATCGCGGTGTGGGTGGCGATCGGCGGACGCGGCCATCTGATCGGCGCGGTGATCGGTGCGGTGCTGGTCAATGCGTTGAAATTCTGGCTCTCGGCGGCGGCGCCGGATTTGTGGCCGTTCATCCTGTCCGGGTTAATCGTGCTGGTAGTGCTGGTGTTCCCGAACGGGCTGGTCGATCTCGCCAAATGGAAATTGGCTTGGCCGATGGGCGCCAAGCGCCTTGCATCCGAAACCCCGGAGCTGCGCTGA
- a CDS encoding ABC transporter ATP-binding protein → MAVALLIDNVTVEFGSFRAIDALSLAIDFGEVRAVIGPNGAGKTTMLDVISGITRARQGQVMFDESIDITRSSEAAIARAGVRRKFQKPSIFEGLDVRQHIAIGAQGGLRRTLAPAALDQRVDEVLEAIGLSDLAQRSASELAHGQKQWLEIGMVLASNPKVLMLDEPVAGLTDEETERTVALVRKLKRPDRAIVVVEHDMDFVERIADRVTVLHEGKTLFEGSMRDARADERVVDVYLGR, encoded by the coding sequence ATGGCCGTGGCCTTGCTGATCGATAACGTCACCGTGGAGTTCGGTAGCTTCCGCGCCATCGATGCGCTGTCGCTGGCGATCGATTTCGGCGAGGTTCGCGCCGTGATCGGCCCCAACGGTGCCGGCAAGACCACGATGCTCGACGTGATCTCCGGCATCACCCGCGCTAGGCAAGGCCAGGTGATGTTCGACGAATCCATCGACATCACACGGTCGAGCGAGGCCGCGATCGCGCGCGCCGGGGTGCGGCGCAAATTCCAGAAGCCGAGCATTTTTGAAGGCCTCGACGTGCGCCAGCATATCGCGATCGGAGCGCAGGGCGGTTTGCGCCGCACGCTCGCGCCGGCCGCGCTCGACCAGCGCGTCGACGAGGTGCTGGAGGCGATTGGACTGTCGGATCTGGCGCAACGTTCGGCGTCGGAGCTCGCGCATGGACAAAAACAATGGCTGGAGATCGGCATGGTGCTGGCGTCGAATCCGAAGGTGCTGATGCTTGATGAGCCGGTGGCTGGGCTGACCGACGAGGAGACCGAGCGCACCGTGGCGCTGGTGCGTAAGCTGAAGCGGCCGGATCGCGCCATTGTGGTAGTCGAGCACGACATGGATTTCGTCGAACGAATCGCCGATCGCGTCACCGTGCTGCATGAGGGCAAGACCTTGTTCGAGGGCTCGATGCGGGATGCCCGCGCCGACGAGCGCGTCGTCGACGTGTATCTGGGACGCTGA